The following proteins come from a genomic window of Crassostrea angulata isolate pt1a10 chromosome 1, ASM2561291v2, whole genome shotgun sequence:
- the LOC128157995 gene encoding beta-lactamase domain-containing protein 2-like, with amino-acid sequence MSGVRRVSVLVLAAAVLVYLYKAYLQTPLPVLYNGRVHPDFQEVADLYRANLEKGVEVGSSFAAFYEGEPVVDIWGGFADVATRRPWAEDTLSIIFSTTKGVTALLAALFVDRGWLDYSKPVSHYWPEFAQNGKDNITVALLLSHQGGLFITNGTIPMEWIEEKPEKVYEFLEKQRPYVPPGSGYAYHGITFGLYVDSLLTKADPKHRRVDQIFKEEIGDKFGIEMYHGLPNQLFYRAARHETNPLYVTLWNVIANLDMEPITLLGSLALSGSLLTKMAYSGTDQLPSELSFNTPEYSRIPQSSMNGYSNARNLAKLYGIVANGGKTKEGVLLSQKAIETLKQPLTSGDSVDKIINLTFGYGVVVMTDERGNVIFGHDGSGGQSAIADPTLKTGMAYVTGRLKSISVKGDRENFQYRAAYYRCLERHIRNKRKSKT; translated from the exons ATGAGCGGCGTGAGAAGAGTCAGTGTGTTGGTCCTGGCGGCGGCTGTACTGGTGTACCTGTACAAAGCCTACCTACAGACCCCCCTCCCCGTGCTGTATAACGGCAGGGTCCACCCAGACTTCCAGGAAGTGGCTGACCTCTACAG AGCCAATTTGGAGAAAGGAGTGGAGGTGGGCTCGTCTTTCGCAGCCTTTTACGAGGGTGAGCCGGTGGTTGACATCTGGGGAGGGTTCGCCGATGTGGCTACCAGGCGACCCTGGGCTGAGGATACCCTGTCTATCATCTTCTCCACCACAAAAGGAGTCACCGCTTTGTTGGCTGCGCTCTTTGTTGACag GGGGTGGTTGGATTACAGTAAACCGGTCTCACATTATTGGCCTGAGTTCGCACAGAACGGTAAAGACAACATCACTGTGGCGCTATTACTGAGTCATCAG GGAGGTCTTTTTATTACAAATGGAACTATACCTATGGAATGGATAGAGGAGAAACCAGAAAAGGTTTATGAGTTTCTAGAAAAACAAAGGCCGTATGTACCCCCAG GTAGTGGATACGCCTACCATGGTATTACGTTTGGTCTGTACGTAGATTCTCTTTTGACAAAGGCGGATCCAAAACACAGACGGGTGGACCAGATTTTCAAAGAAGAAATAGGCGATAAATTTG GTATAGAAATGTATCACGGTCTGCCAAATCAGCTGTTTTACCGCGCCGCGCGGCACGAGACTAACCCCCTGTACGTGACTCTGTGGAACGTGATAGCTAACCTTGACATGGAACCCATCACACTGCTGGGCAGCCTGGCGCTCTCCGGCTCCTTGCTGACCAAGATGGCTTACTCTGGAACTGATCAACTCCCGTCG GAATTATCGTTCAACACCCCTGAATACAGCAGGATCCCCCAGTCCTCCATGAATGGTTATAGCAACGCTAGGAACCTGGCTAAGCTGTACGGGATCGTAGCTAATGGCGGGAAAACTAAAGAAGGAGTGCTGCTCTCCCAGAAGGCCATAGAGACGCTGAAACAGCCCCTGACCAGCGGAGACAGCGTGGACAAAATCATCAACCTGACGTTTGGTTACGGTGTTGTGGTGATGACGGACGAGCGG GGTAACGTTATTTTCGGACACGATGGCTCCGGGGGTCAGTCAGCCATTGCTGACCCCACCCTGAAGACAGGCATGGCTTACGTCACGGGTCGGTTGAAGAGCATCAGCGTCAAGGGTGACCGGGAGAACTTCCAGTACCGGGCCGCTTACTACCGGTGTCTGGAACGTCACATCCGGAACAAACGGAAGTCAAAGACATAA
- the LOC128157984 gene encoding uncharacterized protein LOC128157984, translating to MEENTTEGPTPVTQSLLVLNLSLTENQREILERVNDERAHLLTPVIAFLSLLMVLGIVGNLLVLYVYEFRFKRSSSRAFILCLAMLDFVACVIGMPYHIYDMYHTYIYYDEASCKGLSYILGVTVTASSIILIIIAIDRYQKICKPFGKQISDLGTKKACVASVIVAIVFSIPHIVMYGNASIEVEGANFTGVECYIKDEYEESSTSYIYFGFFFFLFITTTTALIVLYSLVGCKIRRRATNISSDNGSTRKERPVAKARSFSICGSDPETSNEILSETDDSISAIKVKTISYKKGNAESMSECKLEYENAATPIFTGVKQQDRDSSASRNSQARSPNSPMIRNAVRGESRKKKKFLDIYRRQTMSISDEDSEEGREQSQRSFRSSLSGKSLSKRQKRTVRITGMLFMITLVYIISYLPHLVLLILEFMDPAGFENLSPWAFTGYNFLLRSYFINNMANPIVYGFLDPKFKYEVVFLFKSCMNCKQRSISRR from the coding sequence ATGGAAGAAAACACCACTGAAGGTCCTACACCGGTGACCCAGAGCTTGTTGGTCCTGAATCTGTCTCTTACCGAGAACCAGAGAGAGATTCTGGAGAGGGTGAATGATGAGCGGGCCCACCTCCTCACCCCCGTCATCGCGTTCCTCTCCCTTCTCATGGTCCTCGGGATCGTAGGCAATCTTCTTGTGTTATATGTGTACGAATTCCGATTTAAACGCTCCAGTTCTCGCGCTTTTATTCTCTGCCTGGCAATGCTGGACTTTGTGGCTTGTGTGATAGGAATGCCTTACCATATCTATGACATGTACCATACTTACATCTACTATGACGAGGCCTCTTGTAAAGGACTGTCCTATATACTTGGAGTTACTGTGACAGCCTCTTCTATTATCTTGATTATAATCGCCATTGACAGATACCAAAAAATATGCAAACCGTTTGGAAAACAGATCTCGGATCTTGGAACTAAAAAGGCGTGTGTTGCCTCGGTGATTGTGGCGATTGTATTTAGCATCCCGCACATCGTTATGTACGGCAATGCCTCTATAGAAGTCGAGGGCGCGAATTTTACCGGAGTGGAATGCTACATTAAAGATGAATACGAGGAGTCTTCCACGTCTTATATTTATTTTGGGTTTTTCTTTTTCCTGTTTATAACCACAACAACGGCTCTGATCGTGCTGTATTCTCTAGTTGGATGCAAGATCCGACGGCGAGCAACCAACATCAGCTCAGACAACGGGTCCACCAGAAAGGAGAGGCCTGTCGCAAAGGCCAGGTCCTTCAGTATTTGCGGGTCCGATCCGGAAACATCCAACGAGATTCTGTCGGAGACGGACGACAGTATATCCGCCATTAAAGTGAAGACCATCTCCTACAAAAAAGGAAACGCGGAGAGCATGTCGGAATGTAAGTTGGAGTACGAGAACGCAGCGACGCCGATTTTCACCGGCGTCAAACAACAGGATAGAGACTCCAGCGCCTCTCGGAATTCGCAGGCGAGATCCCCAAACTCACCGATGATTCGGAACGCAGTGAGGGGAGAGAGCCGAAAGAAAAAGAAGTTTCTGGACATTTACAGACGACAGACAATGTCTATCAGTGATGAGGACAGCGAAGAAGGCCGAGAACAAAGTCAGCGGTCCTTCCGGAGCTCCTTGTCAGGGAAGTCGCTTTCTAAAAGACAAAAACGGACGGTCAGAATTACGGGAATGTTATTTATGATAACGCTGGTTTATATTATTAGCTATCTCCCCCATCTGGTGCTTCTGATCCTGGAGTTTATGGACCCCGCAGGCTTCGAGAACCTGTCTCCGTGGGCTTTCACGGGCTATAACTTTCTCCTCAGATcctattttataaacaatatggCGAACCCCATTGTTTATGGATTTCTTGATCCTAAATTCAAATACGAagttgtgtttttgtttaaaagctGTATGAATTGCAAGCAAAGGAGTATCTCTCGGCGGTGA